The following proteins are co-located in the Borrelia sp. RT5S genome:
- a CDS encoding right-handed parallel beta-helix repeat-containing protein — MPEEEVAAQPEVVEAEAAQPEVIDQEAVDERTREDSTRVGGAAGVPLEVPEAPDELNPDELEEEELSCGEDELDIVFFTDEGQLFDLTPYTDITSVTLEQRIVDPTLKTASSVFKFAAAGLSNEFLNFLFFRQDDIFVVVKEGSSPLFAGILEKFFTREVLEATASISFTVNDYSKLLRISFENPVQFPVNFAPDWLYVYNPYTQDQSIVHLILAKTKLANSVDNEASEAILERVPAVIIDSGEDVETILSALLYEFGYAYTFTGAGKLVILPIWRSEVVKREVQLCSIDAASYVCSKSSASSYDSNRIIWRQGQFQAKSEAIAKKRPLYSAPINVAGTGGGMYVGVLQKGVVYPDFADKAGSAVYQEYDPTWFDTAYKWDFTRHEVWHDKYALNENLAIISTHNLEARFSADSSIKLVHEEYFPTKAKLWFVNESTSQGSKYIYYFDIYGDVFYTTVRNIMQTDNADDFYAKRAEYATRFIFDPDSAVRLFDFLTNLRVKGHTIVNFKSKQELQLTDFVRLKLEDEELDHFFLILSKKYVRFDMQTRFFEYEGLTWGDYSHYDYLTTSKHIGAVDSKLFLREVIVAPFNHDQYKQDDVYEDDFFEEQQENTRPHFKATGFKDEETIKLAIQLAKREGVNKIRLLAGDFYFYTPLLLDNLELKGDSKTTVYTGGFATNVFSAQKAFKMTGFSVCQSRMSELLISGGKLAEYPQPEAVYEVVDAVGAVVEDAVEAAAVNAQDAVEAVDVALLDQCDEYLLGNRFAEAASLSLCSVYGLVEEKRASIYATNASFVYLKDMKFSCNLGTALQTEGVEKILLEDAQFRGTAAAWRVSGVRNMNIMDTQVSSSTRAATASGDNILIRNSDFNGNKNAVKLSKFSSVRVQGSQFSNNSGTALQLEHVSRARLTDNIFTSNDVGLASTQTQDLLTRDIHEKNKIAFVKETKQGVLSRVVDANTYKENTIDTQEREVA, encoded by the coding sequence ATGCCTGAAGAAGAAGTAGCTGCACAACCAGAAGTAGTTGAAGCTGAGGCAGCCCAACCAGAAGTAATTGATCAAGAGGCAGTTGATGAGAGGACACGCGAGGACTCAACTAGAGTAGGTGGTGCAGCTGGTGTGCCTCTTGAGGTGCCTGAGGCTCCTGATGAACTTAATCCTGATGAGCTTGAAGAAGAAGAGCTTTCGTGTGGTGAGGATGAGCTTGATATCGTGTTCTTCACAGACGAAGGACAGCTCTTTGATCTTACTCCCTACACTGACATTACAAGCGTGACACTGGAGCAAAGGATTGTAGACCCCACACTCAAGACAGCCTCAAGCGTGTTCAAGTTTGCAGCAGCAGGTCTTTCAAATGAATTTCTCAACTTTCTATTCTTCAGACAGGACGACATATTTGTAGTAGTAAAGGAGGGCAGCAGCCCTCTATTTGCTGGAATACTGGAAAAATTCTTTACAAGAGAGGTACTAGAGGCAACCGCATCTATTAGCTTTACTGTAAATGATTATTCCAAATTGCTACGTATCTCGTTTGAGAATCCAGTACAATTCCCAGTCAATTTTGCTCCTGATTGGCTTTACGTGTATAACCCTTACACGCAAGACCAGTCAATAGTGCACCTGATACTTGCCAAGACTAAACTAGCTAATTCTGTTGATAATGAAGCTTCTGAGGCTATTTTGGAGCGCGTGCCTGCTGTAATTATTGATAGTGGAGAGGACGTTGAGACAATTCTATCGGCTCTTCTTTACGAATTTGGTTATGCATACACATTCACGGGAGCAGGCAAGCTAGTAATACTGCCCATATGGAGATCAGAGGTAGTAAAGCGTGAGGTGCAGCTTTGCAGTATTGACGCTGCAAGCTATGTCTGTTCAAAAAGCAGCGCTAGTAGCTATGATTCAAATCGCATTATTTGGCGGCAGGGCCAGTTTCAAGCTAAAAGCGAGGCAATAGCAAAGAAGCGACCGCTCTACTCAGCACCCATTAACGTGGCAGGCACGGGCGGCGGGATGTATGTGGGTGTGCTGCAAAAGGGAGTGGTTTATCCTGATTTTGCAGACAAGGCTGGCAGTGCTGTTTATCAAGAGTATGATCCTACTTGGTTTGATACTGCATACAAATGGGATTTTACCAGACATGAAGTGTGGCATGATAAGTATGCTTTAAATGAAAACTTAGCAATAATATCAACACATAATCTTGAGGCAAGGTTTAGTGCTGACTCAAGTATCAAATTAGTGCATGAGGAGTACTTCCCTACAAAAGCCAAATTATGGTTTGTAAATGAATCAACCTCTCAAGGATCAAAATACATATACTACTTTGATATTTATGGGGATGTTTTCTATACAACCGTACGCAACATAATGCAAACTGACAATGCTGATGATTTTTATGCTAAACGAGCTGAGTATGCAACAAGGTTCATATTTGATCCAGACTCAGCAGTAAGGCTCTTTGACTTCCTAACTAACTTAAGAGTTAAGGGACACACGATAGTCAATTTTAAGTCAAAACAAGAACTACAGCTTACAGATTTCGTCAGGCTTAAGCTTGAGGATGAAGAGCTTGACCATTTCTTCTTAATACTTTCAAAAAAATATGTGCGTTTTGATATGCAAACTCGCTTCTTTGAGTATGAGGGACTTACATGGGGGGATTACTCCCATTATGATTACCTGACTACATCTAAGCACATAGGGGCTGTTGATTCGAAGCTTTTCTTAAGGGAGGTAATAGTGGCTCCTTTTAACCATGATCAATACAAGCAAGACGATGTTTATGAGGATGATTTTTTTGAAGAGCAGCAAGAGAATACAAGACCACACTTTAAAGCTACAGGTTTTAAAGACGAGGAGACAATTAAGCTTGCTATACAGCTTGCAAAAAGAGAGGGTGTAAACAAGATCAGGCTACTTGCAGGTGACTTTTACTTCTACACACCCCTACTGCTTGACAACCTTGAACTTAAAGGTGATAGCAAAACAACAGTATATACTGGTGGCTTTGCTACTAATGTATTTAGTGCACAAAAGGCTTTCAAGATGACAGGGTTTAGTGTGTGTCAGTCTCGCATGAGTGAGCTCTTAATAAGTGGTGGCAAGCTTGCTGAGTACCCACAGCCGGAAGCTGTTTATGAAGTTGTTGATGCAGTAGGCGCAGTAGTAGAAGACGCAGTAGAAGCAGCAGCAGTAAATGCACAAGACGCAGTAGAAGCAGTAGATGTAGCATTACTAGATCAATGCGATGAGTACCTGTTAGGCAATAGGTTTGCTGAGGCTGCATCATTAAGTCTTTGTTCCGTTTATGGACTTGTTGAGGAAAAGCGTGCTTCCATTTATGCAACAAACGCTTCCTTTGTTTACCTTAAAGACATGAAGTTTAGTTGTAATCTGGGCACCGCACTACAAACAGAGGGAGTCGAGAAGATTTTACTTGAAGATGCACAGTTTAGAGGCACTGCTGCTGCATGGAGGGTGTCAGGTGTACGTAATATGAACATAATGGACACACAAGTAAGCTCGTCTACTCGAGCAGCCACGGCTAGTGGAGACAATATTTTGATTAGAAATTCTGATTTTAATGGGAATAAGAATGCAGTCAAGCTTTCCAAGTTCTCTAGTGTTAGGGTACAGGGCAGCCAGTTTAGCAACAACTCAGGCACAGCCTTGCAACTTGAGCATGTAAGCAGGGCACGCCTTACTGATAACATATTCACATCAAACGACGTTGGGCTTGCAAGCACTCAAACTCAAGACTTACTCACACGTGATATACATGAGAAGAACAAGATCGCTTTTGTAAAGGAAACCAAACAAGGTGTGCTTAGCAGAGTAGTTGATGCTAATACATACAAAGAGAATACAATAGACACCCAAGAGAGGGAGGTAGCCTAG
- a CDS encoding anti-CBASS protein Acb1 family protein, which yields MLKFSFLNKRRKDTRGPALLPVSEAASPCDASRLFEQIAEIYAGFASSRDIYHDKGDGLDILFNKNFRMIIKRMVYSAILTGESSFHIVIADSEDATTPLRREFPVLTHNFGEVWSTSEAKHDNIHPTRIVKMSSSFLNFTALRKSSSIMNTLLIETVGFLKVNNFTFLKSATLPSVKDMTAADLAEVKRNVDGVLDDNHKMMILGREDDISNITRSVSPLRDAFEIIVSDVTLHSGIPKEILYPVSPSGEGSVGNYDIFYLNIEQISRLMVAPFINTVLAKFQLKSNWSFKAVKPVSQKEQADIDEKHARTLATYLELMQKAAELGRDDLKEQVEAQFRAYLNNE from the coding sequence GTGCTTAAGTTTAGTTTTCTAAATAAGAGAAGAAAAGATACAAGAGGCCCCGCACTGCTGCCCGTAAGTGAGGCAGCCTCACCATGCGATGCTTCAAGGCTATTTGAGCAAATAGCTGAGATTTATGCAGGCTTTGCCTCATCAAGAGACATTTATCACGACAAGGGCGACGGGCTTGATATCCTATTTAACAAAAACTTTAGAATGATCATCAAACGCATGGTGTACTCAGCAATTCTTACAGGAGAAAGCTCATTTCATATAGTAATAGCAGACTCAGAGGACGCCACAACACCCCTAAGGCGTGAATTTCCAGTGCTCACACATAACTTTGGTGAGGTGTGGAGCACCTCTGAGGCAAAACATGACAATATACACCCAACACGTATCGTTAAGATGAGCTCATCATTCCTAAACTTTACAGCACTTCGCAAGAGCAGTAGCATAATGAACACACTACTTATTGAAACTGTGGGCTTCCTAAAAGTTAATAACTTCACTTTCCTTAAATCAGCTACCCTGCCATCAGTTAAAGACATGACTGCTGCTGACCTTGCTGAGGTTAAACGCAATGTAGATGGTGTGCTTGATGATAATCATAAGATGATGATCCTTGGTAGAGAAGACGATATCTCAAACATAACACGTTCCGTAAGTCCACTACGTGACGCATTCGAGATCATAGTATCAGATGTAACACTTCACTCAGGCATTCCTAAAGAGATACTCTATCCAGTATCCCCTTCAGGTGAGGGCAGCGTTGGCAATTACGACATATTCTATCTTAATATCGAACAGATCTCAAGACTAATGGTGGCTCCCTTCATTAATACCGTGCTTGCTAAGTTTCAACTAAAATCCAATTGGAGCTTTAAGGCTGTAAAGCCCGTGAGTCAGAAGGAACAAGCTGATATTGATGAGAAGCACGCCCGCACGCTAGCTACTTATCTTGAACTTATGCAAAAAGCTGCCGAGTTGGGTCGAGATGACTTAAAGGAGCAGGTTGAGGCTCAGTTTAGAGCTTACCTGAATAATGAATAG
- a CDS encoding terminase has translation MQIEDELDAVSMELGAVEPEGGNNTEAAVVVQQSNKPSRDNAAQRDSVTISQDEYKRLKDAYRKLPDMMPREEIDRRVEIERNSLTKARLQAEADAFKDSQKLSELEKKCQEYYIPSTVKDATSVKEAKLAFLEAMKRKYSVSKFKVDEAGDLDSQIDNICLVVQENTAYKQMVNTQNREVGKIINNTKAQRYKERRLAHA, from the coding sequence ATGCAAATAGAAGATGAGCTAGATGCAGTTTCTATGGAATTAGGAGCTGTTGAACCAGAGGGTGGTAACAATACAGAGGCAGCGGTAGTAGTGCAGCAAAGTAACAAGCCCAGCCGCGACAACGCTGCTCAAAGAGATAGCGTTACGATATCTCAAGATGAGTACAAGAGACTCAAGGATGCATATCGAAAGCTACCCGATATGATGCCACGAGAGGAGATTGATCGTAGGGTTGAGATTGAAAGGAATTCACTAACCAAGGCAAGACTGCAAGCAGAAGCTGATGCATTTAAAGACTCACAAAAGCTATCAGAGCTTGAGAAGAAATGCCAAGAGTACTACATCCCATCAACAGTAAAGGATGCAACTAGTGTTAAGGAAGCCAAACTTGCCTTCCTTGAGGCTATGAAACGCAAGTATAGCGTATCTAAGTTTAAAGTTGATGAGGCAGGTGATCTTGACTCACAGATTGACAATATATGTCTTGTGGTTCAAGAGAATACAGCCTACAAACAAATGGTTAACACCCAAAATAGGGAGGTAGGCAAGATTATTAATAATACTAAAGCCCAAAGGTACAAGGAAAGGAGGTTAGCACATGCCTGA
- a CDS encoding BBA14 family lipoprotein has translation MFKDNKLILIPPVLPLLLLLIISCRSIATLPQEPSMQAGEDIEILVANEAELYKYCLKLNAWLVDARKYVGDYYPSEQFPYFGNFDPEYQGGLGEAGLRARIAYYKKYAEESKPIARSIYAKYSKTSLE, from the coding sequence ATGTTTAAAGACAACAAACTTATTTTAATACCACCGGTGTTGCCGTTGCTACTGCTCCTAATAATCTCATGCCGCAGCATAGCAACGCTACCACAAGAACCCAGCATGCAGGCTGGTGAGGATATTGAAATATTAGTTGCTAATGAAGCTGAGCTTTACAAGTATTGCTTAAAACTTAATGCATGGCTTGTTGATGCTAGGAAGTACGTAGGTGATTACTACCCATCAGAGCAATTTCCATACTTTGGAAATTTTGATCCAGAGTACCAAGGCGGGCTTGGTGAGGCTGGCCTTAGGGCTCGAATTGCTTACTACAAGAAATATGCAGAAGAGAGCAAACCTATAGCTAGGAGCATTTATGCTAAGTACAGCAAGACTAGCTTGGAGTAG
- a CDS encoding DUF261 family protein, translated as MRDKILKFIYHMLYGALKDYFLRKHKSELLEGACQQARGQALVVSRVVEVEKHRLVLPLQHSFRTNSPVIADYGCYFLCILFLALVVKEIKDGVEKCFDKFEVDLLYKSLASLGSLRAQNSYVESPNLILACLGLDEHVCYKDKHHDVSYVAGDEDMLVGQYKDNESGLHHFVVLGSGREVVWDSLGNSQAVRSGSLLSLRVFKLLDKKLTGPVKDRLSFYKQQFENLKESLEGI; from the coding sequence ATGAGAGATAAAATATTAAAGTTTATTTACCACATGCTCTACGGAGCACTTAAAGACTACTTCTTACGTAAGCACAAATCTGAACTGCTTGAAGGCGCGTGTCAGCAGGCGCGGGGGCAGGCTTTAGTGGTAAGTCGTGTGGTTGAGGTTGAAAAGCATAGGCTTGTACTGCCCTTACAGCACAGCTTTAGAACAAATAGTCCTGTTATTGCTGATTATGGCTGCTATTTTCTATGCATACTATTCTTAGCATTAGTTGTAAAAGAGATTAAGGACGGGGTTGAGAAGTGTTTTGATAAGTTTGAAGTTGACCTTCTATATAAAAGTTTAGCATCACTAGGAAGCTTGAGAGCACAAAATTCTTATGTAGAAAGCCCAAATTTAATACTAGCGTGCCTTGGACTTGACGAGCATGTTTGCTACAAGGACAAACACCACGATGTTAGTTATGTAGCAGGGGATGAGGACATGCTTGTTGGTCAGTACAAAGATAATGAGAGTGGGCTGCATCATTTCGTGGTTCTAGGCAGCGGGCGTGAGGTTGTATGGGATTCACTTGGCAACTCTCAAGCAGTAAGGAGTGGCTCCCTTTTAAGTCTACGGGTGTTTAAGCTACTCGATAAGAAGCTCACAGGTCCTGTTAAGGATCGTCTATCTTTTTACAAACAACAATTTGAAAACCTTAAAGAATCACTAGAAGGTATTTAG
- a CDS encoding PBSX family phage terminase large subunit: MQFKRLPVYFNAYKDKPQAEVFIYYSSRGTGKTYDIATVNLERKFSPQGGDTLAIRKKKNKTTESIHKEILELLARYSLRRRFNISKAKIETKDLIYGRRRAFVFEGGYNTSDLKSYAHFKDLWIEEANQFTADDIQHLLPTMRERGGRVYMSSNPVPRSHWLYKRYIANQDDPSVCVIKSTYKDNPFLNGGDTAAWLAKQRLAYHGNDIGYRIEVLGEEFEFQTARLIKDFSICDASLLARTVGSYYTGVHIKGNRVAFLEVLIGRIAYLPITIVTNAACKVLLSREDYACQTQRFKGVFVLPNTRAELANVFSRLGKGALLARNKNLYALSDYLIPSNLNVIANEETESVISEFSDTEYYYDDDAEEGVARNIVMQKELDYIPAFLNVVSIFS; this comes from the coding sequence GTGCAGTTTAAAAGACTTCCAGTTTACTTTAATGCATACAAAGACAAACCCCAAGCTGAGGTTTTCATATACTACTCAAGCCGTGGTACAGGCAAGACGTATGATATTGCAACAGTTAACCTTGAGAGGAAATTCAGCCCACAGGGTGGTGATACTCTAGCTATTCGTAAGAAGAAAAACAAAACCACAGAATCAATACATAAGGAAATATTAGAATTACTAGCGAGGTACTCTTTAAGAAGAAGATTTAATATTAGTAAGGCAAAAATCGAGACAAAGGACTTAATTTATGGACGCAGGCGTGCATTTGTATTTGAAGGCGGGTACAATACATCCGATCTTAAATCTTATGCACACTTTAAAGACCTCTGGATTGAGGAAGCAAATCAGTTCACAGCTGATGATATCCAGCACCTACTCCCCACAATGCGAGAGCGCGGTGGGCGCGTTTACATGTCAAGCAACCCCGTACCGCGCTCACACTGGCTTTACAAGAGATATATTGCAAATCAAGACGACCCAAGCGTGTGTGTGATTAAGAGCACATACAAAGACAACCCATTCCTCAATGGTGGGGACACGGCTGCATGGCTTGCAAAACAACGCCTTGCTTATCATGGAAATGATATTGGCTACAGAATCGAGGTATTAGGTGAGGAGTTTGAGTTTCAAACAGCAAGACTTATTAAGGATTTCTCTATTTGTGATGCCTCTCTACTTGCAAGGACTGTGGGCAGCTACTACACTGGTGTTCATATTAAAGGCAATAGAGTAGCTTTCCTTGAAGTGCTCATTGGCAGGATTGCATACCTTCCAATAACCATTGTAACTAATGCTGCATGCAAGGTCTTACTTTCAAGAGAAGATTATGCTTGCCAAACACAACGCTTTAAGGGCGTCTTCGTGCTTCCAAATACTCGTGCTGAGCTTGCAAATGTATTCTCTCGTCTTGGTAAGGGTGCATTGCTTGCTCGCAATAAAAATCTTTATGCACTATCCGATTATTTAATCCCTAGTAATTTAAATGTCATCGCAAATGAGGAAACTGAAAGTGTAATATCGGAGTTTAGTGATACTGAGTACTACTACGATGACGATGCTGAGGAGGGTGTTGCTAGAAATATTGTTATGCAAAAGGAGCTTGACTACATTCCAGCTTTCTTAAATGTAGTCTCCATTTTTTCATGA